The genomic interval GTTGGTCCGCAGGGACAGCTGACCCGGCTGATGAAGCTGATGCCACGGATCGAGGCCGGTGATCGCAAGGCGTTTGGACTTCGCGCCAACCAACTCAAGACGGAGATCCAGCGCCTTTTCCGTGCTCGGTTGCTGGAGCTCGCAGGCGAAGCTCGCAGGCGCGAGCTTGGCGCCCCGTCGATGGACATCAGCCTGCCTGGCCGCGGAACCATGCCGGGGCGCCTGCATCCGCTAACCAGGGTGAGCTTCGAGGTATTGGACGTCTTCGGCGTTCTCGGCTTCGACATCGTGGACGGTCCGGAGGTAGAGTATCACCGCTACAACTTCGACATGCTTGGCTTTCCTATGGATCATCCCGCCACTGACCAGCAGGATAGCTTTTTTGTTGAAGGACGCAGTGGCGAGCCGGACTCGATTCTGCTGCGAACGCACACCTCGAACATGCAGGTGCGCCAGATGCTGGATCGCTCGCCGCCGCTGGCGATCGTGGCTCCCGGGACCGTGTATCGACGCGACGACGACGCCACCCATTCTCCGATGTTCAAGCAGGTGGAGGGCTTCATGGTGAGCGAGCAGGTCAGCTTTGCTCACTTGAAAGGCACCCTCACCATGTTCACGCAGCGCATGTTCGGCGCCGGCGTGCCTGTGCGTTTTCGACCAAGCTACTTTCCCTTCGTGGAGCCCGGCGGTGAGATGGACATGGGCTGCATGTTCTGTGGGGCTTCCGGGTGTCGAGTGTGCAAGGGCACGGGTTGGATCGAGATCCTGGGGTGCGGCATGATCCATCCCGTGGTGTTCGAAAGCGTAGGCTACGATCCGGATCGCGTCACGGGTTTCGCGTTTGGGATGGGCATCGACCGCATTGCCATGCTTCGCTACGGCATTGCCAACATCCGACTCTTGTACGAGAACGATCCGCGCTTCCTTGCTCAGTTCTAGGGCCCTTTTTCACCATG from Pseudomonadota bacterium carries:
- the pheS gene encoding phenylalanine--tRNA ligase subunit alpha gives rise to the protein MADHVAAERQEGLRAGAESYEAVFANAGDEQSLRSVNARFVGPQGQLTRLMKLMPRIEAGDRKAFGLRANQLKTEIQRLFRARLLELAGEARRRELGAPSMDISLPGRGTMPGRLHPLTRVSFEVLDVFGVLGFDIVDGPEVEYHRYNFDMLGFPMDHPATDQQDSFFVEGRSGEPDSILLRTHTSNMQVRQMLDRSPPLAIVAPGTVYRRDDDATHSPMFKQVEGFMVSEQVSFAHLKGTLTMFTQRMFGAGVPVRFRPSYFPFVEPGGEMDMGCMFCGASGCRVCKGTGWIEILGCGMIHPVVFESVGYDPDRVTGFAFGMGIDRIAMLRYGIANIRLLYENDPRFLAQF